Part of the Natrialbaceae archaeon AArc-T1-2 genome, CCCGACTCACCGACCGGCCTCGTCTCCGGCCACGTCGCGAACTCGCTCGAGGAAGTCGTCGGCCGACGCCTCGACGTCGTCGAACTCGTCACCGACCGTCGTCCTCAGTCAGGGGGCGTGTCACCGTCTCGCCCCAGCCCTCGAAGCCGAGACCCGGTCGTAGGGGCGAATCGTGACGTCCATCCTGCCTTTCGGGAAGACGGCCCCGGAGTCGAGACCGTCGGTACGCTCGAGACGGCACACGGCTTTAGGAGGCGGGGTCCCTTTCTCGAAGTAATGCCAGTCGAATCCGACGAGGAGGTCAGGGCCGTCTTCGACCTCGAGGCGATCGCCGTGGTCGGCTGCTCGAGCACGCCCGGGAAGGCCGCTCACGAGATCCCCCGGTACCTCCAGGACGTGGGCTACGAGGTGATTCCCGTCAACCCCAACGCCGAGGAGGTACTCGGCCGACCCGCGTACGACTCGCTGTCCGAGGTCGAGGAGACCGTCGACGTCGTCGACGTCTTCCGGCCGAGCGAGGAAGTCGCGGACGTCGTCGACGAGGTCATAGCGCGCGAGGACGTCGACGTCGTCTGGCTCCAGCTGGGTATCCACGACGACGAGGCCGTTTCCCGAGCCGAAACCGACGGCCGCAAAGTCGTTCAGGACCGGTGTATGAAACCCGAGCATCGCCGCCTGGTCGCCTGAGCCGAACCGGCCGCGGGCTCTCCGATCAGTCGCGCCGGCGCTCTTCGAAGATCCGGTACGCCACCGTCGCGTAGCCGGCGATCGTGACGACGAACAGCTCCCCCGAAGAGGCGATCGGGAACGTCCGCTCGACGTCACCGGGCGTCTCGCCCCGCGTCGGGTCGAACCCCGTCGAGTAGTGCGTATCCTCGGTCGTCCCGCGGACCGTCGAGTCGGCGACTGTCGCCCCGTCGTCGCCGGCCTCGAGTT contains:
- a CDS encoding CoA-binding protein, with the translated sequence MPVESDEEVRAVFDLEAIAVVGCSSTPGKAAHEIPRYLQDVGYEVIPVNPNAEEVLGRPAYDSLSEVEETVDVVDVFRPSEEVADVVDEVIAREDVDVVWLQLGIHDDEAVSRAETDGRKVVQDRCMKPEHRRLVA